A single window of Rana temporaria chromosome 1, aRanTem1.1, whole genome shotgun sequence DNA harbors:
- the POU4F2 gene encoding POU domain, class 4, transcription factor 2: MMMMSLNSKQHFSMVHSSLQDEAKYSALHSSSPHSSSSATSSPSISSVRSSAGGGGGSANSSSSSSSEAMRRACLPTPPSNIFGGLDESLLARAEALAAVDIVSQCKSQHHHHHHTPHHSPYKPDATYHTMNTIPCTSASSSSSVPISHPSGSHHHHHHHHHHQPLEGELLDHITPGLTLGAITGPDGSVVSTPAHPHMSGMNPMHQAALSMAHAHGLPSHMGCMSDVDADPRDLEAFAERFKQRRIKLGVTQADVGSALANLKIPGVGSLSQSTICRFESLTLSHNNMIALKPILQAWLEEAEKSHRDKLTKPELFNGAEKKRKRTSIAAPEKRSLEAYFSIQPRPSSEKIAAIAEKLDLKKNVVRVWFCNQRQKQKRMKYSAGI; this comes from the exons ATGATGATGATGTCTCTGAACAGCAAGCAGCACTTCAGCATGGTTCACAGCAGCCTGCAGGATGAGGCGAAATATTCTGCCCTGCACTCCTCTTCCCCACACTCGTCCTCCTCGGCCACCAGCTCCCCCAGCATCAGCAGTGTGAGAAGCAGCGCCGGGGGAGGAGGTGGTAGCGCCAACAGCAGCAGTAGCAGCAGCTCGGAGGCGATGAGAAGAGCCTGTCTCCCAACCCCACCG AGCAATATATTTGGAGGTCTGGATGAGAGTTTGCTGGCCCGTGCTGAAGCTTTGGCAGCTGTGGATATAGTGTCTCAGTGCAAgagccaacaccaccaccaccaccacacacccCACCACAGCCCCTACAAGCCGGACGCTACCTACCACACCATGAACACcatcccctgcacatctgcctcttcttcctcctcagtgcccatctcCCACCCTTCTGGctcccatcaccaccaccaccaccatcaccaccaccagccACTGGAAGGAGAACTTCTAGACCACATCACCCCAGGACTGACACTAGGGGCCATTACAGGACCTGATGGCTCGGTGGTGTCCACTCCAGCTCACCCACACATGTCTGGCATGAACCCCATGCACCAGGCGGCGCTCAGCATGGCACATGCCCATGGGCTACCCTCCCACATGGGATGCATGAGCGACGTGGACGCCGATCCCAGGGACTTGGAAGCCTTTGCTGAAAGGTTCAAGCAGAGAAGGATCAAGCTCGGGGTGACCCAGGCGGACGTAGGGTCTGCCCTTGCCAACCTCAAGATCCCTGGTGTAGGTTCCCTCAGCCAGAGCACCATCTGCCGCTTTGAGTCCCTCACTTTGTCCCACAACAACATGATCGCCCTCAAGCCCATTCTGCAAGCCTGGCTGGAAGAGGCTGAGAAGTCTCACCGGGACAAGCTCACCAAGCCCGAGCTCTTCAACGGTGCCGAGAAGAAGCGCAAACGGACGTCCATCGCCGCCCCCGAGAAGCGCTCCTTGGAAGCCTACTTCTCCATCCAACCTCGTCCTTCCTCCGAGAAGATCGCCGCCATCGCCGAGAAACTGGACCTCAAAAAGAACGTGGTCCGAGTCTGGTTCTGCAACCAGAGGCAAAAACAGAAACGCATGAAATACTCAGCTGGAATATAG